ACGGAGGAGGCGATTTGTCCGAGACCGAACTCCAGAAGGCCGAACGGCAATTCGCCCAGGCCAAGGCCCGGCTTCAGGCCGCAAAGAACCGCGAGGCCAGTCGCCAGCGCAAGCTCGACACCCGCCGCAAGGTGATCCTCGGCGGAGCGCTCATCGACCTCGCCGCCCGCGACACCAACGCCGCCGCGATGCTCGACCGCCTGCTTCGGAACCTCACCCGGGAAAACGACCGCAAGGCGTTTGAGGAC
The sequence above is a segment of the Paracoccus sediminicola genome. Coding sequences within it:
- a CDS encoding mobilization protein — translated: MSETELQKAERQFAQAKARLQAAKNREASRQRKLDTRRKVILGGALIDLAARDTNAAAMLDRLLRNLTRENDRKAFEDWSQPTAAAESGEAARATPEPPSE